The DNA segment GATCATCTTGATCATATTGTTGTCGTTTCGAATTCCGAACAATTCAACTTGGTCATTAACTTGAATATATCTTATTTTTAAAGGTAATGCCTCTGTAAATGGGCGTAGAACATGCGCAACAAGgacaaatataataatagtcGAAACTATAACCAATCtcattaatttaaaattaattttgtaaGCAAATGGTAGCACTGGCAATACAATGAATATGGCTCCTGCAAGCAAAATCAGATATGTTTTAGCTATGTCACCAGTATCTTGGAACGTTTGATTAAGGGCACTCATAATTAAAGAGACACTGttataaatgatataagTTGGAATAGGCACAATAATTAAGAATTCTAATAACCAATCGTAATTTGCAACATTATTCTTTTCAGTATTTTGAACTTCGGTAGAAGCTACTCTCAATAAAGGTCTCCgttcatcattttcttcagtATTATTTTCCGAAGGAGTAGCACCAGATTCGTTTGTTCTAGTTTGCTGGGTATTATTATCCAAATGCACAGTATTCGAACCATTTTCGATAGATGAGTACGTGCTTGGTTGGCCTGGATCTGCTTCCACATCAGTGGTGGATGTAACTCTCAAGGTTCCATTTTTCACTGTTTCCTCGGGGGTAATGGTTGTCTTCTTAAATATCATAAAAAGATAAGCAATGTTTCCTGCAAATGATACAAAAGCATAAGAGATGGTTAAAGGATAAATACCGGTATTCTTATAGTTATTGTAATAAGATTTggtattttgaataaataatatggCCCATAGCAAAACTGATACTTCATTAATTGCTAcagttttaaaatcaaGGGTAGGCGATAACCTTTCGAATACGTTCAATACAATATAATTTGATATCAGAAAGACTCCAACAAACAGTAGTGTTGCTAAAACGTAATTGCtagataaaataaatggaTTTAAAGCCTTCAAAACATTTGATGTACAGTATGTGATCAAACATGAAAccattaatgaaattggaAGTCTAAACCAGGTATTTAATCTGCCTAAAAGTATTCTGTTTTTTTTcctaataataaacaaaagaCATATATTTGTTAAAGGTGAAACCAAAAGAAGGATATAATTCCAAAACACTAAGTTTTTTGACGACATGgcaaaaaattttaaaccGGATACATCGAAGTAAACGGCAGGTGATAAGTTGTGTTTTGcttcaatatcattaatacTTTCAAGGGCTAAAAACTTCGTTAATTGCAATGTTGTATGTAACATATGCCAGAGCGCTTCTTTTGATgtatattcaattgaatctTTCACTGTGTGATACAAATCTCTCGGCTTGTAAAAAGCTATATCCCAACCTCTTAAACCGTTTTCTTCGTAAACTTTATAATCAGTTTCACTATGAATATATCTATTATAAAAACCCTCTTGATATATTGAGTTTCCAAATGGAGAATCAACAACTGCATCTTTGTAGATTTTTGCTGTTGTTGCATCAGATGTTCTAAACAAAACAGCTTTCCCACCTGATCCAGTACCTTCTaagttaatgaaatatttaatatatttggcCCATTCGTTTTCCATAAAAATTGTAGAACCTAATAAACcaaattcttcattattattaaaattgaatacCAAACCTCTTTCTGGTTGttgttttgaaaaataatctAAAACTGCTAATATTGAGCATATACCTTTCCCATCATCAGTGGCACCATAAGAAGTGGGGACAGCGTCATAGTGGGCAGAGAGTAATAATTCTGGTAAGTCAGGATTCGAACCTTCTAACCTTACTACTATATTTGAGGactcaaaatatattaccCTATTATCAATCGAGGAAGCATTGAATGTATCTTGTTGTTTGAATATGGATGTCACACCATTCTCATGATCGTCGGCAATGGCAGCATACGATATATTTGAAGTTATATCTTGAATCCTGTGAAGTAAATAGTCATGGATACGGTCATTTTCCTTTGAATTGTAAGGATGAGGTTTATTAGTTATATTCTGTAACTCCAACCAAGCATCATTAAGTAAAGAAGCATATTCTGGATTTTTAGGTAGATTGTGTTTGTACTTCAATTGGtcataaaaataaaatgtacCGATTATAAAATAGGTTATCCCTAAAAAAAAACTTAGGGAAGTTTTTCTAAACCGAAAAACAGAACCAAGTTTAATCATTAGGTTAATTGGACGTTACACTAGTATGTTTTTATAAGTATAGATATGCTTTTCTGTCAAACCTTATCGATTACAAACATTTACCACCTAGACAtgtatattaaataatatattttattatattgataaatgtTGTTTGTTTTgcttttcaattatttcaaaattcaaGTCATCGCTCGGCTCATTCACCAAATTTTCTTTGTCATCCCAGAAAAGTTGACAATAAAACTATAACCAAAATCAATAGTTAACAAAGtccaaaaatatataagtagCGATATTATAATGAATCATATCTTGGGTTACACTAAAAAAAGCACtcaatgataaaataagtCAGTGAATACTTAGTAATATGTCCAAacaaaatatctttaaaaaaaatgatctatatatttacGACTTATCTCCTTTGATTATAAACTCTTTAAAGTTGgtaaattttgattcaaatttaaatgaagtTGAGCTACCTGATGCACAAAATGAAGCTAATGAACCTGAACAATTATCTCAAGAAACAAAACTTAAAGAAATATCCAATAGTTTAACTTGTAACACATGTGATTTGGAGTTTAATGATCAAAAGATTAAAAGAGAACATTATAGAACAGATTtccatatttttaatgttaagAGAAAAGTTAATGGTTTGGATCCACTTAGTGAAATAAATTACAGCAATCTAACTGATCTGaatgatgattttaaaaaggATGAAGCAATGGATACTATTGACGAAGTTGGCAAAACTACAGATGAGAATAGTTCTAGTGAAGAAGAACCAATTGGATCAGATACGGATATGTATGCCGAAACACTATCTACTCtagatattaatataaaaaatgaaactcAAAAGTTAGAAGATGAGATATTAGAGCAAGCTGTAACTGTTAGTCATTTAAATACCAGGTCGGcacaaatatatttcaattcagACATATTGACAGGGGCTAGAGAGGCGTTTGGTGCCTATAAGACATtgtttaatgaaaaagaattagaaatcCCATTAGACACTGTAAAGGCTTGGAATGATGGAGATAGCCAATCTACAGCTATTTCAGCTTTATTCATGGTTTCTGGAGGTCATTTTGCCGGGGCCATAGTATCtcatcaaaaattgaatgtTAAACGTAACTCAAAAAATACAGAGGAAACCATACAGGAACAAGCAGTGTCCTTCCTTGAGAAGAAAACATTCCATAGATATacaacaagaagaaaacaagGTGGTTCCCAATCCGCTAATGATAACGCGAAAGGTAAAGCTAACTCTGCAGGTTCTACTCTCCGTagatataatgaatttgcGTTAAGAGAGGATATCCAAAATTTGTTAAAGGAATGGAATCcatatttacaaaaatgtcaaaatatattcattcgTGCAAACAGTGTATTTGACAAAAAGACTTTCATGGACAGTGACTATATTTCTAAAGAAGATGATAGAATAAAAACGTTCCCATTTCCAACTAATAAACCAGCTCTTcatgaattaaaaaaggCATGGTGTGAATTAGTTTATCTGAAAGTATCTGAAAAACCAAAACCATCGGAAACGAAGATAAAACTAACTGATAATTCATCAGCACTTAAAAACAATGATAACAACTCCCAAAAAACTGAAATTAAGTTAGAGGAGCAACAAACTAAAGAAGCCTTATCTTTGCTAAAAAAAGGAAGAGCTCCACTTTTAATAGCATttttaagaaaaaataaattgaatgcTAATTTCATCTTAGAACCAAAGAACAGATACGAAAATACGCCAACTTTGTTGCATTTTGCTTCTCAGCAAGGTTTTAAACAAATGGTAGGGATACTGTCAACTACATTGAAGGCAGActtatcaattaaaaataaatttggtAAAACGCCTTATGAGCTTGCAAAAAACAATTCGATTAAACAAGCATTTCAAATAGCTAGATTCAACTTAGGTGAGTCTTATACTTCCTGGCAGGATACAAAAATTGGTGGTGCATTGAGTAGAGAGCAAGTTGATGAAATGAATAAGGAGGaagaaacaattaaaaatgaagaacTGAGGAATGCAATTGAGGAGGaattacaaaaacaaaaggAGAAGAGAGACAAggaattagaagaaaaaagagGTGTTGGGTGTACACTAGGAAATAATGAAGTAGATTTTTCTGTAAAgcaaaatttgaatttaaactCTCTTAACGAAGATCAGAGAAAGAGACTTATGCGAGAACAACGTGCCCGCGCAGCTGAAGCTAGGATAAAGGCAATGcaaaacaaataattatatagtCATTTTGTAAACTTAATAAAGCTATActtcataaatatattgagatgataataaaattctttttttgacCAAGAAGACTATCtgtgaatatttttatatgtCAAAAGTTATTATGCTTaaccatttttatttcgGACATCGAATATCACATTcacaaaaattattacaacatattaagatattttgatatagaaataaaaagaaatatatgCCACTTTTTCAAAGCTGATGCAATTATTATTGTGAAGGTATAAAGATAAAGCTATTGCTGAAtttataatgattttaGAA comes from the Tetrapisispora phaffii CBS 4417 chromosome 1, complete genome genome and includes:
- the PFF1 gene encoding Pff1p (similar to Saccharomyces cerevisiae YBR074W; ancestral locus Anc_3.295): MIKLGSVFRFRKTSLSFFLGITYFIIGTFYFYDQLKYKHNLPKNPEYASLLNDAWLELQNITNKPHPYNSKENDRIHDYLLHRIQDITSNISYAAIADDHENGVTSIFKQQDTFNASSIDNRVIYFESSNIVVRLEGSNPDLPELLLSAHYDAVPTSYGATDDGKGICSILAVLDYFSKQQPERGLVFNFNNNEEFGLLGSTIFMENEWAKYIKYFINLEGTGSGGKAVLFRTSDATTAKIYKDAVVDSPFGNSIYQEGFYNRYIHSETDYKVYEENGLRGWDIAFYKPRDLYHTVKDSIEYTSKEALWHMLHTTLQLTKFLALESINDIEAKHNLSPAVYFDVSGLKFFAMSSKNLVFWNYILLLVSPLTNICLLFIIRKKNRILLGRLNTWFRLPISLMVSCLITYCTSNVLKALNPFILSSNYVLATLLFVGVFLISNYIVLNVFERLSPTLDFKTVAINEVSVLLWAILFIQNTKSYYNNYKNTGIYPLTISYAFVSFAGNIAYLFMIFKKTTITPEETVKNGTLRVTSTTDVEADPGQPSTYSSIENGSNTVHLDNNTQQTRTNESGATPSENNTEENDERRPLLRVASTEVQNTEKNNVANYDWLLEFLIIVPIPTYIIYNSVSLIMSALNQTFQDTGDIAKTYLILLAGAIFIVLPVLPFAYKINFKLMRLVIVSTIIIFVLVAHVLRPFTEALPLKIRYIQVNDQVELFGIRNDNNMIKMIEDLPSVKRNNLSISCVNDINLTEKCQYMSVFEPHLIDNFKPNEMKMLDIEVIRNDKNEKFKSPYEPINAEIKINVLENRMCTLNFNTTTKVRQVTVFKPSNKNELYYTPMDSNASIPYIFKTSENIDQLQLHKLDFKQNYYHIGIQWLPQLSLSNIDATNVEDGNNNTLIVDVECFWGEYFDDSIDNDGERFNKLPSLTEILKFKPIDISITNKDKGLIKYTQQITL
- the VMS1 gene encoding Vms1p (similar to Saccharomyces cerevisiae YDR049W; ancestral locus Anc_3.293), which produces MSKQNIFKKNDLYIYDLSPLIINSLKLVNFDSNLNEVELPDAQNEANEPEQLSQETKLKEISNSLTCNTCDLEFNDQKIKREHYRTDFHIFNVKRKVNGLDPLSEINYSNLTDLNDDFKKDEAMDTIDEVGKTTDENSSSEEEPIGSDTDMYAETLSTLDINIKNETQKLEDEILEQAVTVSHLNTRSAQIYFNSDILTGAREAFGAYKTLFNEKELEIPLDTVKAWNDGDSQSTAISALFMVSGGHFAGAIVSHQKLNVKRNSKNTEETIQEQAVSFLEKKTFHRYTTRRKQGGSQSANDNAKGKANSAGSTLRRYNEFALREDIQNLLKEWNPYLQKCQNIFIRANSVFDKKTFMDSDYISKEDDRIKTFPFPTNKPALHELKKAWCELVYLKVSEKPKPSETKIKLTDNSSALKNNDNNSQKTEIKLEEQQTKEALSLLKKGRAPLLIAFLRKNKLNANFILEPKNRYENTPTLLHFASQQGFKQMVGILSTTLKADLSIKNKFGKTPYELAKNNSIKQAFQIARFNLGESYTSWQDTKIGGALSREQVDEMNKEEETIKNEELRNAIEEELQKQKEKRDKELEEKRGVGCTLGNNEVDFSVKQNLNLNSLNEDQRKRLMREQRARAAEARIKAMQNK